A genomic window from Emys orbicularis isolate rEmyOrb1 chromosome 8, rEmyOrb1.hap1, whole genome shotgun sequence includes:
- the CDC20 gene encoding cell division cycle protein 20 homolog, with protein MAQFVFESDLHGLLKLDTPIPNAPLARWQRKAKESSASVAGPGPSPANTSSTGLSPMKPANRSHSTSKTPSKTPGKSGSKIQSTPTKAGGDRYIPNRSAMQMEVASFLLTKENDSSEDTPTKKEQQKAWALNLNGFDVEEAKILRLSGKPQNAPEGYQNNLKVLYSQKTPGSSRKNGRYIPSMPDRILDAPEIRNDYYLNLIDWSSQNFLAVALDNSVYLWNYSSGEIIQLLQMEQPDDYISSVSWIKEGNYLAVGTSNAEVQLWDIQQQKRLRNMTSHSSRVGSLSWNSYILSSGARTGHIHHHDVRVAEHHVATLAGHTQEVCGLKWSPDGRYLASGGNDNLVNVWPCAQGDSGDFAPVQTFTQHQGAVKAVAWCPWQSNVLATGGGTSDRHIRIWNVCSGTCLNAVDAHSQVCSILWSTNYKEFISGHGFAHNQLVVWKYPTMAKVTELKGHTARVLNLTMSPDGSIVASAAADETLRLWRCFEMDPVKKKEKAGSAKSSIIHQGIR; from the exons ATGGCGCAGTTTGTGTTTGAGAGCGACTTGCATGGTCTGCTGAAGCTGGACACCCCGATCCCCAACGCTCCGCTGGCGCGATGGCAACGCAAGGCCAAGGAGAGCAGTGCCTCTGTTGCTGGCCCCGGGCCCAGCCCTGCCAACACCAGCAGCACTGGCCTCTCCCCCATGAAACCAGCCAACCGGTCCCACAGCACCAGCAAAACCCCCTCCAAGACCCCCG GTAAATCAGGATCCAAAATCCAGAGCACACCGACCAAGGCAGGCGGGGATCGCTATATTCCCAACCGCAGTGCCATGCAGATGGAGGTCGCTAGCTTCCTCTTGACCAAAGAGAATGATTCTTCTGAGGATACACCTACCAAGAAG GAGCAACAGAAGGCTTGGGCGCTGAATCTGAATGGGTTTGATGTGGAAGAAGCAAAGATCCTCCGGCTTAGTGGGAAGCCTCAAAATGCCCCAGAAG GTTACCAGAATAACCTGAAAGTGCTCTACAGCCAGAAAACACCTGGGTCCAGCAGGAAGAATGGCAGATATATTCCCTCCATGCCAGACCGGATCCTGGATGCGCCAGAGATCCGTAACGATTACT ATCTGAACCTCATTGACTGGAGTTCCCAGAACTTCCTGGCTGTGGCTCTGGATAACTCTGTGTATCTGTGGAATTACTCCTCTGGCGAGATCATCCAGCTGCTGCAGATGGAGCAGCCAGATGACTACATCTCATCAGTGTCCTGGATCAAAGAAGGAAACTACCTTGCTGTTGGCACCAGCAATGCTGAGGTCCAG CTGTGGGACATACAGCAACAGAAACGGCTCCGAAATATGACCAGCCATTCTTCCCGTGTAGGGTCACTGAGCTGGAACAGCTACATTCTCTCCAG TGGGGCGAGGACCGGTCATATCCATCACCATGATGTCCGGGTTGCTGAGCACCACGTGGCCACGCTTGCTGGCCACACGCAGGAGGTGTGTGGGCTCAAGTGGTCGCCCGATGGTCGCTACCTGGCCAGTGGAGGCAATGACAACCTGGTGAATGTCTGGCCATGTGCCCAAGGAGACAGTGGTGACTTTGCTCCTGTGCAGACCTTCACTCAGCATCAGGGTGCTGTCAAG GCTGTGGCCTGGTGCCCATGGCAGTCAAATGTCCTGGCCACAGGCGGTGGGACAAGTGACAGACACATCAGGATCTGGAATGTGTGTTCAGGCACCTGCCTCAACGCGGTAGATGCCCACTCCCAG GTGTGCTCCATCCTGTGGTCGACAAACTACAAGGAGTTCATTTCTGGTCATGGCTTTGCACATAATCAGCTGGTGGTGTGGAAATACCCTACCATGGCCAAGGTCACAGAGTTGAAAG gtcacacagccagaGTCCTGAACCTGACCATGAGCCCAGATGGCTCAATAGTGGCATCTGCAGCCGCTGATGAAACCTTGCGGCTTTGGCGCTGCTTTGAGATGGATCCAGTAAAGAAGAAGGAGAAGGCAGGCAGTGCCAAGAGCAGCATCATTCACCAGGGCATCCGGTGA